Genomic window (Pradoshia sp. D12):
ATACGTCATTTATGTTTACAGAAAATCTCTTTTGGAAATGTTCCAGAGAAACTCCCTCCATTTTTCTAAGCCCCAAAAACATCTCTTCTTCCATTTGTTCCTTTCGCGTAACGGTTGCTTGCTCAACGATTGGCTTCTTGCCATCCTGAATAGCATTCATATATTTCTTCAAGGGTCCATGATTATGATAACGGACAGCATCGAGGTATCCATGAGCACCAGCACCAAGACCATAGTATTCTTCATTGTTCCAATATACGAGGTTATGCCTGCTTTCAAATCCTTTTTTTGCAAAATTTGAAATCTCATATTGATCGTAGCCCGCTTCTACTAAACGTTCCATGACATATTCATACATAGTAGCCTCAGCATCCTCACCCTGTAAGGATAATTTACCTTTATTGAGCATGATATAAAACACAGTCTTCGGTTCAATAATTAAAGAGTAAGCTGAAAAATGCGGAAGATTTAATTGTAAAGCGCGATCTATTGTATCCTCTAAATCACTGAGTGTTTGACCGGGCAAGGAATAAATCAAGTCAATGCTAATGTTGTCAAAACCTTCTTCTCTTGCCATATCAATGGTCTCATACACATCTTTGACATTGTGCGCACGGCCAATCTTTTTTAATAGTTCTTCGTTGAATGATTGAACACCCAGACTTAATCGGTTGACGCCTGCTTCCTTCATAATTCTCAATTTAGCCTTTGACAAATCACCTGGATTGGCCTCAACTGTGTATTCATACCCTGGCGCAAGCGTAACTTTTTCTTTCATGGAAAATAACAATTGTTCCAGCTGCAGAGGTTCTAAAGCAGATGGCGTACCTCCCCCAATAAAAACAGTGGATAAGGGTTCATTTTGAGACAGATTATATAAATCCATCTCAGTCAATAATGTTTGGATATATTCATCCACCGGCTGGTTCTGAATAAAAAATTTATTAAAATCACAGTAGTGACATATTTGTGTACAAAATGGAATGTGGATATATAAACTTTTAACCAATTCCAACACCCCTTTCTAAGATCGAAAAAAAACGTTATATCTATCATAATAAAATAGAGGCCAGAACAAAAATGTCTGGCCTGCTTTTCTTACTATTTTATTTTTTTGAATTGGAGTCATCCATCTTCAGAACTGCCATAAACGCTTCTTGCGGAACTTCTACAGAACCAACTTGTTTCATGCGTTTTTTACCTTCTTTTTGTTTCTCTAATAATTTACGTTTACGTGAAATATCTCCACCGTAACATTTTGCAAGCACATTCTTCCTCATTGCTTTAATCGAAGAACGTGCAATGATTTTATTGCCGATTGCTGCCTGTATAGGCACCTCAAATTGTTGTCGAGGAATAAGCTCCTTCAACTTTTCTACAATAATTTTTCCACGCTCATATGCAAAGTCTCTATGAACGATAAAGCTCAATGCGTCAACGGTTTCACCGTTTAATAAGATGTCCATTTTAACCAGTTTAGATTCTTGGTAGCCAATTAACTCATAGTCAAAAGATGCATATCCTTTTGTATTTGATTTTAATTGGTCAAAGAAATCATAAACAATTTCGGATAATGGCAGTTCATAAATGATAGTTACGCGGTTCTCATCAGCATATTGCATATCGATGAAATTCCCACGCTTCATTTGACAAAGCTCCATAATTGCACCGACAAAATCATTTGGTGCCATCAAGGTAGCTTTTACATATGGCTCCTCAATACTTTCAATCTTTTGCGGGTCAGGCATGTTAGATGGATTATCGATATTAATCTCACTGCCATCTGTCATCTTAACCTTATAAATTACGCTTGGTGCCGTTGTAATCAAATCAATATTAAATTCACGTTCAATTCTTTCCTGGATAATTTCCATATGCAATAATCCAAGGAATCCGCAACGGAAACCAAATCCAAGCGCCTGAGAGGTTTCTGGTTCATATTGCAAGGAAGAATCGTTTAGCTCCAGTTTTTCAAGTGCTTCACGTAAATCGTTAAATTTTGCTGTATCAATTGGATATAGACCGCAATAAACCATCGGATTCATACGGCGATACCCCGGTAATGGTTCTGTTGCTCCATTTTTAGCATTGGTGATTGTGTCCCCGACTTGTGTATCGCCGACATTTTTAATGGCAGCTGTCAGGAATCCAACATCTCCTACTGTTAGTTCATCGCATAGAGTTGCTTTTGGAGTATGGACACCCACCTCGAGAACTTCAAATTCCTTACCTGTCGCCATCATTCTAATCTTATCACCCGGTTTTACCGTACCCTCCATCACTCGAATGGATACGATGACTCCACGATATGCATCATAGATTGAATCAAAAATCAATGCTTTCAGAGGAGCTTCGGGATCTCCAGTTGGAGCAGGTACTTTTTCCGCAATTTGTTCGAGGATTTCTTCAATCCCGATACCAGCTTTAGCAGAGGCAAGAACAGCTTCAGATGCATCCAGCCCAATTACATCTTCAATCTCACCACGAACGCGTTCCGGGTCAGCACTAGGCAAATCTATTTTATTAATGATTGGCAAGATCTCCAAATCATTGTCTAATGCCAAATAAACATTGGCCAAAGTTTGCGCTTCGATTCCCTGTGCAGCATCGACCACTAGCACAGCACCTTCACAAGCTGCCAAACTTCTGGATACTTCATACGTGAAATCCACGTGTCCCGGAGTATCAATTAAATGGAAAATATATTCCTCGCCGTCTTTCGCCTTATATTTCAATTGAACAGCATTCAATTTGATTGTTATTCCGCGCTCTCTTTCCAAATCCATGGAATCAAGAAGCTGGTCTTTCATCTCTCTGGAAGTAAGAGCATTCGTTTTTTCTAATATTCTGTCCGCTAATGTCGATTTCCCATGGTCAATATGAGCAATAATCGAAAAGTTACGGATTTTACTTTGTCGTTTTAGCCGTTCCTGATTATTCATTCTGTTCACTCCTGTTACTTTCAAAACACAGATATTACTGATTATAGCAGAAATAAATTCAAACCGTAAACGGTTTAGGAGAAATGAGGGAATTAAATAGATAAATAAAGAAAGCTCGCGGAGTTTTAATCAGCTCCGTACGAGCTCGCTTGGATTATATTATTCATCTGAAATCATTCCTGCCATCCCTTTAAATAAACTTGTTAAGGTATCAGATATGCCTTTCCCTGCACTGGATAAAACATTAAATGCCTTCCATTCTTCCATTTCCTTTTTCTTTTCCTCCAGGTCAGTTGTCGAAACCTGATTTCCGAGAACCGTAGCGTTAATGTCTCCGTCATCCTGTTTATCAATTGTAAAGGCTTCATACATTTTTGGATCATCATATCCCTGCATTTTTTTCATATTTTGATTGGCCAGCTGCATTCCCAGGATGACCCCAAAGAGAAGGAGGAAAAGAAGCATACTTATTTTTAAAATAAATTTACCCATCTTGGCATTCTCCTTTATTTATTTCTCACTCTGCAGCATTTCCCTGTACTGGCTCGGCATCCCAATAATGCTCAGCTAATACATCAGCTAACACTTCCATTGAAGCATTTAATTCGTCCAATGTATTATCCACACCGCCAGCTTCAACTAACATGGCATTTCCGGATAAATCTTGATTAAACTTCCCATTCGTCCCCGCACCTCTTTTTTCAAAGACACCGCGACTTAAACCAGGATATTTTTCTGAAATTTTCTTGTGCATCTCCTCTGCCAACTTTAAGTTCTGTTCATAATTTGGATTTTCACCACCAATAATGAAGCATAATCTAGCATAAGCTTTTCCGTTAATTGAAATAGTCGTCACTTTTTTTCGCTGCGAATCACGGTGAACATCAATAAAATATTTCAAGTTTTTGTCGTTAGCCATAACCTCTTGGACAAGACTTCGCGATTGGCTGTATGAACTGCCATATTGCAGCCCTTTCTTGTTCAATATGGCATTAACATCTGTTTTATCTACCTTTGTCCCAATGCCTTTCGCTTCAAGCGACTTCTTGAGCTTCTCACCGACAAGCGTGACATTTGCTTTTGAATGAAAGGCAGAATTAGGATTTGTCACACCTTTTAATAAAGGAAGATACGATTCCCTTGTATGTGAGAAATAGATGTACATCACTTCTTCTTTCGTTTTCTGAGTACCAGCCTGTTCTGGTTTAACAGGTTCTTCTTCATCCACGATTTCCTCAGTCTCTGTATCTTTTTCCATAGCTTCCTCTGATGGAGGAGACTCAATTGGCATATTTGTGTAATTAGTACCCTCACCTGCCACTAAAATCTCCCCATCAAACAAGGAATATCCCGGTAGCTCATGTCCCAATAAACTCCGTGGATCATTTAATGAGATATTTGTCAGTGATTGGAAAATCTGCCTCGAAACAGACTCTGTCTCCTCTTCGGGGAATGATTGCAAAAAGTACTTATTCCCTTGCCCTAAATACTTATATAAAATTTTACCGGGAACTTGTCCAGTCGCTTCATTCACCGAATCTGAACTTGGTCGAAATTCTGGTTTAAGCGATGTCAATAATCCGGTTACCAAAAATATAAAAACCATCGTAACAAGTATAATCAGTATGAAACGAATGATGGTGGCTGCTTGAAGTGCAACTACGACAAAACTAGGTTTTTTTGCTTTCATGGTTCCACCCTTTCAGAAGCATTCTAGTAAAATGTATGCTTTGATAGAGTAACTAGAACCATACTCGGAGATTAATGTGTGTAATAGCCTGTATTATCTTGATTTATGGCCTCATGCAGAGCTGCATTCATACCATTGGCTATCAAGTTTGCCATTTCCTCTATGAATACATCCACTTCCTTAGGCGTAACCATCAAATTATGTCCCAAAGGAGCGAGCACTTCACGAATCAGCATTCTCTTTTCCTCATCGGATAGTGTGCCTACAATACCAAGAAATGTCTTTTTGTGCTCTTCTTCTGGTAAGTCTTCTTCTGTTAATTTACGTTTCTTTCCAAATGTCATCCCGGCCGGAGCAAGAGCTCGGCGAGGACGGTCTCCCTCTTTTAATTCACGTCCAAAATGCTTCAATATATAATCAATTGTATCAGAGGTAATCGATACAGCATCCACCACTGTTGGTACACCAATCGAGATAACTGGCACTCCTAATGTTTCCTTACTAAGTTCTTTCCGTTTATTGCCCACACCAGATCCAGGATGAATTCCGGTATCTGTAATTTGAATGGTAGTATTTACACGTTCAATAGAACGAGCTGCCAGTGCATCAATAGCAATGATGAAATCAGGATGAATATTGTCTACGATTCCTTTAATAATATCGCTGGTTTCAATTCCCGTCACACCCATAACCCCTGGTGAGATGGCACTGACCGGACGAAATCCTTCAGAAACAGATTCAGGCTGAAATTTAAACAGATGCCTAGTTACGATTAAATTATCCGTTACCGTAGGACCAAGAGCATCCGGTGTTACATGCCAATTTCCCAATCCTACAACAAGACAATGTGCATCTTTTTTTAATCCAACTCGGTCTATTAGATAGGCCAGTTGTTTAGCAAACACAACCTCGACTTTTTTTTGCAGCTCAGAATCCTGCTCACGAATTCCTTGAACTTCCAGTGTTATGTAAAAGCCAGGCTTTTTTCCTACCTGTTTTTCGCCTTCTTTCGTTATTTCAACATGCGATAATTTAATCCCATCCATCTCTCGCTCTTTAAAAATTACACCTTCGATATTCGATGTGTCCGGTGCGTCAGATAGCGGAATAGCCAGTTCCCTAGCCTCAATAGCCAAATCAGTCCTTATTTGATACTGACTCATATCTAAATCTTTATTCAAATGATTACCCCCATGAAATGATCTTTAGGAGCTATTTTCCCCGTATTTCTTTCTTCTCATTCTTTTAATATGTAAAGAGCTTTGTTTAAACAGAAAAAACTACTTATCACTATGGTTTTTTTTGATTTGATGCATCTGAGTATTGCATAAAGACATACATTTTGATAGAATATCATATGTTGTGAATGTTATTTGATTAGAATATCGAGTTGA
Coding sequences:
- the hemW gene encoding radical SAM family heme chaperone HemW; amino-acid sequence: MVKSLYIHIPFCTQICHYCDFNKFFIQNQPVDEYIQTLLTEMDLYNLSQNEPLSTVFIGGGTPSALEPLQLEQLLFSMKEKVTLAPGYEYTVEANPGDLSKAKLRIMKEAGVNRLSLGVQSFNEELLKKIGRAHNVKDVYETIDMAREEGFDNISIDLIYSLPGQTLSDLEDTIDRALQLNLPHFSAYSLIIEPKTVFYIMLNKGKLSLQGEDAEATMYEYVMERLVEAGYDQYEISNFAKKGFESRHNLVYWNNEEYYGLGAGAHGYLDAVRYHNHGPLKKYMNAIQDGKKPIVEQATVTRKEQMEEEMFLGLRKMEGVSLEHFQKRFSVNINDVFGETIKRMVSEGLLELVNGRVRLTHPGKLMGNEVFQAFLL
- the lepA gene encoding translation elongation factor 4; translated protein: MNNQERLKRQSKIRNFSIIAHIDHGKSTLADRILEKTNALTSREMKDQLLDSMDLERERGITIKLNAVQLKYKAKDGEEYIFHLIDTPGHVDFTYEVSRSLAACEGAVLVVDAAQGIEAQTLANVYLALDNDLEILPIINKIDLPSADPERVRGEIEDVIGLDASEAVLASAKAGIGIEEILEQIAEKVPAPTGDPEAPLKALIFDSIYDAYRGVIVSIRVMEGTVKPGDKIRMMATGKEFEVLEVGVHTPKATLCDELTVGDVGFLTAAIKNVGDTQVGDTITNAKNGATEPLPGYRRMNPMVYCGLYPIDTAKFNDLREALEKLELNDSSLQYEPETSQALGFGFRCGFLGLLHMEIIQERIEREFNIDLITTAPSVIYKVKMTDGSEINIDNPSNMPDPQKIESIEEPYVKATLMAPNDFVGAIMELCQMKRGNFIDMQYADENRVTIIYELPLSEIVYDFFDQLKSNTKGYASFDYELIGYQESKLVKMDILLNGETVDALSFIVHRDFAYERGKIIVEKLKELIPRQQFEVPIQAAIGNKIIARSSIKAMRKNVLAKCYGGDISRKRKLLEKQKEGKKRMKQVGSVEVPQEAFMAVLKMDDSNSKK
- a CDS encoding DUF3679 domain-containing protein, with the translated sequence MGKFILKISMLLFLLLFGVILGMQLANQNMKKMQGYDDPKMYEAFTIDKQDDGDINATVLGNQVSTTDLEEKKKEMEEWKAFNVLSSAGKGISDTLTSLFKGMAGMISDE
- the spoIIP gene encoding stage II sporulation protein P; this translates as MKAKKPSFVVVALQAATIIRFILIILVTMVFIFLVTGLLTSLKPEFRPSSDSVNEATGQVPGKILYKYLGQGNKYFLQSFPEEETESVSRQIFQSLTNISLNDPRSLLGHELPGYSLFDGEILVAGEGTNYTNMPIESPPSEEAMEKDTETEEIVDEEEPVKPEQAGTQKTKEEVMYIYFSHTRESYLPLLKGVTNPNSAFHSKANVTLVGEKLKKSLEAKGIGTKVDKTDVNAILNKKGLQYGSSYSQSRSLVQEVMANDKNLKYFIDVHRDSQRKKVTTISINGKAYARLCFIIGGENPNYEQNLKLAEEMHKKISEKYPGLSRGVFEKRGAGTNGKFNQDLSGNAMLVEAGGVDNTLDELNASMEVLADVLAEHYWDAEPVQGNAAE
- the gpr gene encoding GPR endopeptidase, producing MSQYQIRTDLAIEARELAIPLSDAPDTSNIEGVIFKEREMDGIKLSHVEITKEGEKQVGKKPGFYITLEVQGIREQDSELQKKVEVVFAKQLAYLIDRVGLKKDAHCLVVGLGNWHVTPDALGPTVTDNLIVTRHLFKFQPESVSEGFRPVSAISPGVMGVTGIETSDIIKGIVDNIHPDFIIAIDALAARSIERVNTTIQITDTGIHPGSGVGNKRKELSKETLGVPVISIGVPTVVDAVSITSDTIDYILKHFGRELKEGDRPRRALAPAGMTFGKKRKLTEEDLPEEEHKKTFLGIVGTLSDEEKRMLIREVLAPLGHNLMVTPKEVDVFIEEMANLIANGMNAALHEAINQDNTGYYTH